Proteins encoded in a region of the Podospora pseudopauciseta strain CBS 411.78 chromosome 6, whole genome shotgun sequence genome:
- the rsd1 gene encoding Phosphatidylinositol-3-phosphatase SAC1 (COG:A; EggNog:ENOG503NV0X) — protein sequence MSGLDVEALLDSTASTIKEQQNTKSTANGDSPQDGSRSERRENDRDRDGGRDREPRDRKRRDRDRSAGRHRASSSGRDTPRSDAGSHKSRRRSRSRDSNRRDSRRHRDGDYYRGSRRGGRSRSRSPNRYYRPHGDDRRDRDRPRDDDRRRHRDDDRRGGRTSTPRDSPPPLTEDERDRRTVFVQQLAARLRTKELKEFFEKVGPVAEAQIVKDRVSNRSKGVGYVEFKNEDSVQAALQLTGQKLLGIPVIVQLTEAEKNRQVRNPDATGNHPNSIPFHRLYVGNIHFSITEQDLQNVFEPFGELEFVQLQKDDTGRSRGYGFVQFRDATQAREALEKMNGFDLAGRPIRVGLGNDKFTPESTANLLQRFQGQNQQFQGSSFSGAGGRGPPTSNFDRAGARDNEKGTGASALDDTDVAGVNFNNYSRDALMRKLARTDEPISAPSDRQVAKPKTEIKPNLPINVNMASRCVVLRNMFDSAEQEGEDWAKELEEEVRQEAEEKYGHVVHISLDPNSPGDIYLKFDKVQGGENAIKGLNGRYFDGRMITAAPVVDAVYSSLFSRVKAI from the exons ATGTCGGGCCTTGACGTAGAGGCACTGCTCGACTCGACTGCCTCCACCATCAAGGAGCAGCAGAACACCAAATCCACGGCCAATGGCGACTCCCCGCAGGATGGCAGCCGCAGCGAACGCCGAGAAAACGATCGGGACCGCGATGGCGGCAGAGATAGGGAACCCCGCGATAGGAAGCGCAGAGATCGCGACCGTAGTGCCGGCCGCCATCGCGCTTCGTCCAGCGGCAGAGACACTCCCAGAAGCGACGCTGGCAGCCATAAGAGTAGGCGCCGTAGCCGAAGCCGTGATTCGAACCGCCGAGACTCACGTCGTCACAGAGATGGCGACTACTATCGCGGAAGCCGCCGTGGTGGCCGCTCCCGTTCCCGCTCCCCCAACCGCTACTACCGACCTCATGGAGACGACCGCCGCGACCGCGATCGCCCCAGAGACGATGACCGCCGTCGCCATCGTGATGATGACAGGCGCGGTGGCCGGACCAGCACTCCCCGCGActcgccccctcccctcaccGAGGACGAGCGCGATCGTCGCACCGTTTTTGTTCAACAGCTCGCTGCCCGTCTCCGCACCAAGGAGTTGAAGGAGTTTTTCGAGAAGGTTGGCCCCGTTGCTGAAGCACAGATCGTGAAAGACCGTGTGAGCAACCGCTCGAAGGG AGTTGGTTATGTCGAGTTCAAGAACGAAGATTCCGTTCAGGCCGCGTTGCAGCTTACAGGTCAAAAGCTCCTAGGTATTCCCGTCATCGTGCAGCTCACCGAAGCTGAGAAGAACCGACAAGTCCGCAACCCGGATGCCACCGGCAACCACCCCAACTCCATCCCTTTCCATCGTCTCTATGTTGGCAATATTCACTTCAGCATCACCGAGCAGGATTTGCAGAATGTATTCGAGCCCTTTGGCGAACTCGAATTCGTCCAGTTGCAAAAAGACGACACTGGAAGGAGTCGAGGCTATGGATTTGTTCA ATTCCGCGATGCTACTCAGGCCCGCGAGGCGCTCGAGAAGATGAACGGGTTTGACCTTGCTGGTCGTCCGATTCGCGTGGGACTTGGAAACGATAAGTTTACCCCCGAATCAACCGCCAACCTGCTGCAGAGATTCCAGGGCCAGAACCAACAGTTCCAGGGATCCTCGTTTTCTGGTGCCGGTGGCCGAGGCCCCCCGACATCGAATTTTGACCGTGCTGGTGCTAGGGACAACGAGAAGGGCACGGGCGCAAGTGCCTTGGATGACACCGACGTTGCCGGAGTCAACTTTAATAACTACAGCCGCGATGCCCTCATGAGGAAGCTGGCCCGAACTGACGAGCCTATCAGCGCCCCCAGTGATCGACAGGTCGCCAAGCCCAAGACTGAGATCAAGCCCAATCTCCCCATCAACGTCAACATGGCCAGCCGCTGTGTGGTTCTCCGCAACATGTTTGATTCTGCCGA GCAAGAAGGCGAGGACTGGgccaaggagctggaggaagaggttcgtcaggaggctgaggagaagtATGGGCACGTTGTCCACATTTCACTCGATCCCAACTCTCCCGGCGACATCTACTTGAAATTTGACAAGGTCCAGGGCGGGGAGAATGCGATCAAGGGTCTGAACGGCCGGTACTTTGACGGAAGAATGATCACGGCTGCGCCTGTTGTAGACGCGGTCTACAGCAGTTTGTTCTCTCGCGTCAAGGCCATCTAA
- the SCS7 gene encoding fatty acid alpha-hydroxylase (BUSCO:EOG09263KDI; COG:Q; EggNog:ENOG503NV5W), producing MPGRTLPTFALAEVESHNTKKSCYVTVGKNVYDVTDFVDAHPGGGDLVLDYAGKDITDILKDEASHAHSEAAYEVLDDSLVGFLEDASNGASANGKAKANGQANGTYVHPRTGMSCEEDLSKDTDITSDYKTHKFLDLSRPLFPQVWFGGFSKEFYLDQVHRPRHYKGGASAPLFGNFLEPLSKTPWWLIPVFWLPPVTYGLYLASSGLTAVGEVACFIGGLGFWSIAEYTLHRFLFHLDEWLPDNRVGITLHFTLHGIHHYLPMDKYRLVMPPALFAVLATPFWKLAHTIFYWDWNVATAVYCGGIFGYICYDLTHYFLHHQNLPLWYKQLKKLHLEHHFLDYENGFGVTSPFWDKVFGTELRGAKPGKKSN from the exons ATGCCCGGTCGAACACTACCGACCTTTGCCCTCGCCGAGGTCGAGTCGCACAATACCAAAAAGTCGTGCTACGTGACGGTCGGGAAGAATGTCTACGATGTGACTGACTTTGTCGACGCCCACCCGGGAGGCGGTGACCTGGTCCTCGACTACGCTGGCAAGGACATCACCGATATCCTCAAAGACGAGGCGTCACATGCGCACTCCGAGGCGGCATACGAGGTTCTCGACGACTCTCTGGTTGGGTTTCTGGAGGATGCCTCCAACGGCGCGAGCGCAAACGGCAAGGCAAAGGCGAATGGACAGGCCAACGGCACCTATGTGCATCCCCGAACGGGTATGTCCTGTGAGGAGGATCTCAGCAAGGATACCGACATTACCAGTGACTACAAGACACACAAGTTCTTGGACCTGAGCAGACCACTCTTTCCCCAAGTGTGGTTCGGTGGCTTCAGCAAGGAGTTCTACCTCGACCAGGTCCATAGACCACGCCACTACAAGGGCGGTGCTTCCGCGCCACTCTTTGGCAACTTCCTTGAGCCTCTGAGCAAGACGCCTTGGTGGTTGATTCCTGTGTTCTGGCTTCCGCCTGTTACTTATGGCCTCTACCTTGCCAGCAGTGGGCTGACTgctgtgggagaggtggccTGTTTTATTGGAGGCTTGGGTTTCTGGTCCATCGCCGAGTACACTCTGCACAGATTCTTGTTTCATCTTGATGA ATGGCTGCCCGACAATCGTGTCGGCATCACCCTGCATTTTACCCTCCATGGCATCCACCACTACCTGCCCATGGACAAGTACCGGCTGGTCATGCCCCCGGCACTTTTCGCCGTGCTTGCTACTCCCTTCTGGAAGTTGGCACACACCATCTTTTACTGGGATTGGAACGTGGCTACTGCGGTCTATTGCGGTGGCATCTTCGGGTACATCTGCTACGACTTGACGCACTACTTCCTGCACCACCAGAACCTTCCTCTCTGGTACAAGCAGCTGAAGAAGTTGCACTTGGAGCACCACTTCCTCGACTACGAGAACGGCTTCGGCGTCACCAGCCCCTTCTGGGACAAGGTCTTTGGCACCGAGCTCAGGGGCGCCAAGCCCGGCAAGAAGAGCAACTGA
- the PKH1 gene encoding serine/threonine protein kinase (COG:T; EggNog:ENOG503NWKX), whose protein sequence is MNGDLSLSRALGGLRIANPDDSPNPSRDASNEPHDSPEPQQQQEYSYQQQQPQQHHQQQQLPMQSPLTPDTAEPTPPRTPHDTLDYQSTARNSPSRPPHTYESAAAILKTAQNNLNAARGLGNSAASSDPFLAERYANYQSSSGGRSPGPGVIGGPAVSPEAGPGHGPDQQATPYADPGSEPRSDQHNPTYIPSREPSRSQRPAPSPSQSGNGMMPPRRSSQGMGTTYAPIAGIPHAPPGSYVQDMPPIASSEEWKDKGAAVSLRREVDAEGRTVIKSVKKGVRDFSFGRILGEGSYSTVYFATDRQTLREYAIKVLEKKHIIKEKKIKYVNIEKNTLNRLTDHPGIVRLYYTFQDEASLYYVLDLCNGGELLGVLKKTGTFDVECTRFYGAQILDAIAYMHSRGVIHRDLKPENVLLDDQMHVKITDFGTAKLLPDPREPRPPEDSNQGGMSDGQKATSFVGTAEYVSPELLTDKSAGKPSDLWAFGCIIYQLLVGRPPFKGATEYLTFQRIVALDYEFPPGFPPAARDLVERCLVLDPNRRLTVEHIKNHEFFDGQQFGKELWRMKAPRLRPYVPPAQEPNIIQLNGGMGGSPKKPQPAQSRSPQGQSNGQRPARIITELPPPTQLDIEWSPVLTRNNERILKLGDLMVISSPIPNSPHGRGEGDGHKKLSRFFGGSTTKKRQRLVMITSSGRIVLCPAGGEEKRSKQEISLLAPDCAWRSQLDAKGQMVWCVDTNGIHYQFEEPKSSQTEGSKFSIDDWIDSLQRAKDLALSQNLSGENGFGDMSSSMSSPASTMGGRATFPEGYSISDRSGRNQLSKSQGSLEDPTHVKRNRFSKRQSKNGLGAAF, encoded by the exons ATGAATGGTGATCTGAGTTTGTCTCGGGCCCTGGGCGGTCTACGGATTGCCAATCCCGATGATTCCCCAAACCCCTCACGGGACGCATCGAACGAGCCCCATGATTCCCCCGagccccagcaacagcaagaaTACAGctaccagcagcaacaaccacagcaacaccatcaacagcaacaattACCAATGCAGAGCCCCCTAACTCCGGACACCGCAGAGCCTACACCTCCTCGCACTCCACACGACACACTCGACTATCAATCGACGGCCAGGAACTCGCCCTCCCGACCGCCGCACACGTACGAGTCTGCCGCCGCCATTCTCAAGACCGCGCAGAATAACTTGAACGCGGCCAGAGGCCTAGGCAACTCGGCTGCCTCGAGCGACCCATTCCTGGCGGAAAGATATGCAAACTATCAGTCTTCCAGTGGAGGACGCTCGCCAGGTCCAGGTGTTATTGGAGGTCCAGCTGTGTCACCTGAGGCTGGGCCTGGGCATGGACCTGACCAGCAAGCAACACCCTATGCTGACCCGGGGAGCGAGCCCAGATCTGACCAGCACAACCCAACTTATATCCCATCACGCGAGCCAAGTCGTTCCCAACGCCCGGCTCCAAGTCCCAGCCAGTCTGGGAACGGTATGATGCCCCCTAGGAGGAGCTCCCAGGGCATGGGCACCACATACGCCCCCATCGCGGGTATTCCCCACGCGCCACCCGGGAGTTATGTGCAGGACATGCCGCCAATAGCCAGCAGTGAAGAATGGAAAGACAAAGGCGCCGCCGTCAGTCTCAGACGGGAGGTTGACGCCGAGGGAAGGACAGTGATCAAGTCTGTCAAGAAGGGAGTTAGAGACTTCTCGTTTGGCAGAATACTTGGTGAGGGGTCCTACAGCACCGTCTATTTCGCCACCGATCGCCAAACCCTGCGAGAGTacgccatcaaggtgctggagaagaaacacatcatcaaggagaagaagatcaaaTACGTCAACATTGAAAAGAACACGCTCAACCGACTGACGGATCATCCGGGTATCGTTCGGCTTTACTATACGTTTCAGGACGAGGCGTCGCTCTACTATGTTTTGGACTTGTGCAATGGGGGAGAGTTGTTGGGTGTCCTCAAGAAGACGGGGACGTTCGACGTGGAGTGCACGAGGTTTTACGGCGCGCAGATTCTGGATGCCATTGCTTACATGCATTCGAGAGGTGTCATCCACCGCGACCTCAAACCCGAAAACGTGCTACTCGATGACCAGATGCATGTGAAAATTACCGACTTCGGCACCGCCAAGCTCTTACCAGACCCCCGCGAACCCAGGCCTCCAGAAGACTCTAACCAAGGTGGCATGTCTGATGGGCAAAAGGCCACCTCTTTTGTGGGCACGGCAGAGTATGTGAGTCCCGAGCTCTTGACAGATAAGTCTGCAGGGAAGCCCAGTGACTTGTGGGCGTTCGGGTGCATCATCTACCAGCTTCTCGTGGGCCGACCGCCCTTCAAGGGCGCTACCGAGTATTTGACGTTTCAAAGGATCGTTGCCTTGGACTACGAGTTTCCCCCCGGATTCCCACCCGCCGCGCGCGATCTGGTAGAGAGATGCTTGGTCCTTGATCCAAACCGACGTCTCACGGTGGAACACATCAAGAACCACGAGTTTTTTGATGGACAGCAGTTCGGCAAGGAGCTGTGGAGGATGAAAGCCCCGCGTTTGAGGCCATATGTACCGCCTGCTCAAGAACCCAACATTATTCAACTCAATGGCGGGATGGGCGGGAGCCCCAAGAAGCCACAACCAGCTCAGTCGCGAAGTCCTCAAGGGCAATCGAATGGCCAGAGACCAGCCAGGATTATTACCGAGTTGCCACCGCCAACGCAGCTTGATATCGAATGGTCGCCAGTTCTGACTAGAAATAACGAACGGATATTGAAATTAGGCGACCTGATGGTGATATCCTCCCCAATTCCAAACAGTCCTCACGGGAGAGGCGAGGGCGATGGTCACAAGAAGCTGTCTCGCTTCTTTGGTggcagcaccaccaagaaaCGTCAACGGCTTGTCATGATCACGTCGAGCGGACGCATCGTGCTCTGCCcggctggtggtgaagagaaaCGGTCGAAACAGGAGATCTCGCTTCTGGCACCAGACTGTGCGTGGAGAAGTCAGTTGGACGCCAAAGGGCAAATGGTTTGGTGTGTCGATACG AACGGTATCCATTATCAATTCGAGGAGCCAAAGTCGTCCCAGACTGAAGGGTCCAAATTTTCGATAGACGATTGGATTGACTCGCTTCAGCGGGCAAAGGACCTTGCCCTCTCGCAGAACCTAAGCGGTGAGAATGGATTTGGTGACATGTCGTCCTCCATGTCGAGCCCAGCGAGCACAATGGGTGGTAGAGCCACCTTCCCCGAGGGATACAGCATCAGCGACAGATCCGGGCGCAACCAGCTCAGCAAGAGCCAAGGCAGCTTGGAAGATCCGACACATGTGAAGCGCAACCGGTTCAGCAAGCGTCAGTCAAAGAATGGACTAGGGGCAGCTTTCTAG
- the HCH gene encoding Glycine-rich signal peptide (COG:S; EggNog:ENOG503NV0S), which translates to MAGLRIGWGSALLVLAVILLVLPGQAAAFGAGNIPSIAQVEGHNWRHGDIEDTLKDIAFLYGKKWTTMMVGRVYFGNWLRDYSQAVDVGSLKGVNAATIRIIVWVLSFMANGYATEEFEVTEERLGCYRPEEHIDNPKDYADNQDARKYDTRLRGPVDPRELEIDPRTGMKNYIANESGGWATSAGYLRWSFARAIHFGRLYTSGTTHKGRESDLCEALRCLGQALHCMEDFSAHSNYCELALIELGYHNVFAHCGSSTQINLNGKRVYPLVTGTFGAVDFLHSVLGEATDHFTQSEVDEIDIALKAAEQNSNSSSGQRGFLGSGSSGPDFISLVSQLPSVGDGFASQARSLKAASAAQEQQNMQQLTRDNVNQVPGMNPNFDPVKVSGQIYPILEFRDKIVRSINNMISKIPGLESLLEKISETLTAFILGLLAPFIRPIIQQVSKVLKDGSTGLIESSANAQLEPWNNPRCNDPTHSMLSKDHFTNVLNSCAGRVSVTIVQYVVPRILYAFENAGVPVDEVLNDILRAFHHPAARDERVEIHRNMFETVRKWTQETKHRHELNSLLSSESVKNHHNHILASNSSSGSRSVSAPSHGGNGCDHGHGRPAGSLWEQVKKQQADARYSPRPGSSGGGYGQRPGSSGYGSGGGGSYGRPSPQPGYSGGGGPGAYPPQQQPQYGGGGYGGPGGYQQPPPPHHHGQYGGGYPGQHPPPPPQGGGYPGQQPPQWGGYQRY; encoded by the exons ATGGCGGGACTCAGGATAGGCTGGGGCAGCGCTCTGCTGGTCCTTGCTGTCATTCTTCTCGTTCTTCCCGGTCAGGCCGCCGCGTTTGGTGCTGGGAACATTCCCTCTATTGCCCAAGTTGAGGGGCATAACTGGAGACATGGAG ATATCGAGGACACACTCAAGGACATCGCTTTCTTGTATGGCAAAAAATGGACCACCATGATGGTTGGCCGTGTCTACTTTGGCAACTGGCTGAGAGACTATTCGCaagctgttgatgttggcagTTTGAAGGGCGTCAATGCCGCTACCATCAGAATTATTGTTTGGGTCCTCTCCTTCATGGCCAACGGCTATGCCACCGAGGAATTCGAGGTCACCGAAGAGCGCCTGGGATGCTATCGTCCTGAGGAGCATATTGACAACCCCAAGGACTACGCCGACAACCAGGATGCTCGTAAATATGACACCAGACTCCGAGGGCCTGTTGATCCCCGCGAGCTTGAAATCGATCCCCGTACTGGCATGAAGAACTACATCGCCAACGAGAGCGGCGGTTGGGCCACCAGCGCTGGTTATCTGAGATGGAGCTTTGCCCGCGCCATCCACTTTGGCCGTCTCTACACAAGTGGTACCACCCACAAGGGAAGGGAGTCTGATCTCTGCGAGGCCCTCAGATGTCTGGGCCAGGCTCTCCACTGCATGGAAGACTTCAGCGCTCACAGCAACTACTGCGAGCTTGCCCTCATCGAGCTCGGTTATCACAATGTGTTTGCCCATTGCGGTTCTTCTACCCAGATCAACCTTAACGGCAAAAGAGTCTACCCCTTGGTAACCGGTACTTTCGGAGCCGTGGACTTTTTGCACTCTGTGCTTGG CGAGGCCACCGACCACTTCACCCAATCTGAAGTCGACGAGATCGACATCGCCCTCAAAGCCGCCGAGCAAAACAGCAACAGCTCCTCCGGCCAGCGCGGTTTCCTGGGCTCCGGCTCCTCCGGTCCTGACTTCATCTCCCTCGTCAGCCAGCTCCCCAGCGTGGGTGATGGCTTCGCCTCCCAGGCCAGAAGCCTCAAGGCCGCCTCGGCCGCCCAAGAGCAGCAAAACATGCAACAGCTCACCCGCGACAACGTCAACCAAGTCCCCGGCATGAACCCCAACTTTGACCCGGTCAAGGTCTCGGGACAGATCTACCCCATCCTCGAGTTCCGCGACAAGATCGTCCGCTCCATCAACAATATGATCTCCAAGATCCCCGGGCTGGAGTCTCTTTTGGAGAAAATCAGCGAGACGCTGACAGCGTTCATCCTGGGGCTCCTCGCTCCGTTCATCAGACCCATCATCCAGCAGGTCTCCAAGGTCTTGAAGGACGGGTCGACCGGTCTTATCGAGTCGAGCGCCAACGCCCAGCTAGAGCCGTGGAATAACCCCCGCTGCAACGACCCCACCCACTCGATGCTGTCAAAAGACCACTTTACCAACGTGCTCAACTCGTGCGCTGGGCGTGTTTCCGTCACAATAGTTCAATATGTCGTTCC CCGGATCCTCTACGCCTTTGAAAACGCCGGCGTCCCAGTCGACGAAGTTTTGAACGACATCCTCCGcgccttccaccacccagcCGCCCGCGACGAACGGGTTGAGATTCATCGCAACATGTTTGAGACTGTGCGCAAGTGGACGCAGGAGACGAAGCACAGGCACGAGCTCAACTCCCTTTTGTCTTCTGAATCGGTCAAGAATCACCATAACCACATCCTCGCGAGCAATTCCAGCAGTGGTTCCCGTAGTGTCTCAGCCCCTAGCCACGGAGGTAACGGTTGTGATCATGGTCACGGCCGTCCGGCGGGGTCGTTGTGGGAGCAGGTTAAGAAGCAGCAGGCTGATGCACGGTATTCGCCTCGGCCGGGGTCGTCTGGTGGTGGGTATGGGCAGAGGCCGGGGTCGAGTGGGtatgggagtggtggtggggggtcTTATGGCAGGCCTAGTCCTCAGCCGGGGTAtagcggtggcggtgggccGGGGGCATATCcgcctcagcaacagccgcagtatggtggtggtggttatggtGGTCCGGGTGGTTACCAGcagcccccgccgccgcatCATCATGGGCAGTATGGAGGTGGTTATCCTGGACAgcatccgccgccgccgcctcagGGAGGGGGGTATCCGGGGCAGCAGCCGCCTCAGTGGGGGGGTTATCAACGGTATTAA
- the ssr3 gene encoding SWI/SNF and RSC complex subunit Ssr3 (EggNog:ENOG503NV33; COG:B; COG:K; BUSCO:EOG09262IY3), with protein MQSQPQFRPYATPHGHPPHGTPHHGHGSHGGHPSPHAPPRSGASHRRGGIGPMMSAGPHPQVPMTAAQINQQHYQAQQANQRAKIRSRKPTDKNLPDGIDELLVGGPDLAVAYRQLRDFERRLDATMTRKKLDIMDSLSRNTKHQRKLRIWINNTVEDQYWQASASSMDNFEFSSTSEATYRVTIEARLLDDPLDLDKDKGNDEDDAGKEADGEKMDTDDKPQQKPAPAKPGQRTRFAHFFKALTVEPDRPKPGAHGNETIVEWKKPDKTPSGAQNLPAIADFDEFAFKRPGDENLNITVNLFRHEEPERFAVSPELADIIDETDATLKEATLAVYEYIKLFGLQDDEETRNFRCDEYLKKIVGRDMGMIGHLPDYITPHLRPLPPIKLPYTIRVDEEFHKSPTPTIYDVTVAVDDPMRARYLSFLHNPQHAGMLKEIARLDDQLATVCQALHESKARHTFFTSMANDPVGFVRTWLSSQKRDLDIILGESARGNGESIHGDEWRKGGRDSVWNTANARESVNVLLSRPPSRPQQR; from the exons ATGCAGTCCCAACCCCAATTTCGTCCCTACGCCACGCCCCAcggccaccctcctcacGGAACACCACACCACGGCCATGGCAGCCACGGTGGGCATCCCAGCCCTCATGCACCCCCAAGGTCAGGAGCATCGCACCGCCGAGGCGGCATTG GCCCCATGATGTCGGCCGGCCCTCATCCCCAGGTGCCCATGACGGCGGCGCAAATCAATCAGCAGCATTACCAAGCTCAACAGGCCAACCAGCGCGCCAAGATCAGAAGCCGCAAGCCCACCGACAAGAACCTCCCAGATGGCATCGACGAGCTGCTCGTGGGTGGCCCTGACCTGGCAGTGGCCTATAGGCAGTTGCGTGACTTTGAACGCCGGCTTGATGCTACCATGACGCGCAAGAAGTTGGACATCATGGACTCACTGTCCCGCAACACCAAG CACCAGCGGAAACTGCGCATCTGGATCAACAACACGGTCGAGGATCAGTACTGGCAGGCGAGTGCATCCAGCATGGACAACTTTGAATTTTCTTCCACTTCCGAAGCCACCTATCGCGTTACTATCGAGGCCCGATTGCTCGACGACCCGCTCGATTTGGATAAGGACAAGGGcaatgacgaggacgacgccGGCAAGGAAGCCGATGGCGAGAAGATGGACACCGACGACAAGCCGCAGCAAAAGCCTGCTCCCGCTAAGCCCGGCCAGCGGACGAGATTTGCGCACTTCTTTAAAGCTCTGACGGTTGAGCCTGACCGCCCGAAACCTGGAGCCCACGGAAATGAAACTATTGTCGAGTGGAAGAAGCCAGACAAGACGCCCTCGGGAGCACAGAACCTCCCCGCGATTGCCGACTTTGACGAATTCGCATTCAAGAGGCCTGGGGATGAGaacctcaacatcaccgTCAACTTGTTCAGGCACGAAGAACCTGAGCGGTTTGCTGTGAGCCCGGAACTGGCCGACATCATTGATGAAACAGATGCCACCCTCAAGGAAGCAACCTTGGCCGTCTACGAATACATTAAGCTTTTCGGCCTGCAGGACGACGAAGAGACTCGCAACTTCCGATGTGACGAATATCTCAAAAAGATTGTTGGCCGCGACATGGGCATGATTGGTCATCTCCCCGACTACATCACACCCCATTTGCGCCCGTTGCCCCCTATCAAACTTCCTTATACCATCCGCGTCGATGAGGAATTCCACAAGAGCCCCACGCCTACTATTTACGACGTCACGGTTGCTGTGGATGACCCCATGCGCGCCAGGTACCTTTCCTTCTTGCACAACCCACAGCACGCCGGTATGTTGAAGGAAATCGCGCGCCTCGACGACCAGCTGGCAACCGTTTGCCAGGCGCTTCATGAGTCCAAAGCTCGGCACACCTTTTTCACGTCCATGGCCAACGACCCGGTTGGATTTGTCCGGACTTGGCTGTCGTCACAGAAGAGGGACTTGGACATTATCCTTGGTGAATCGGCGAGGGGCAACGGGGAGAGCATACATGGTGACGAGTGGCGGAAGGGCGGCAGGGATAGCGTGTGGAATACGGCTAATGCGAGGGAGAGTGTGAATGTGCTGCTTTCTAGGCCGCCGTCGAGGCCACAGCAACGCTAG